In the Methanoculleus taiwanensis genome, CCGCGGCGGTGAACTGATCCTGCGCGAGCTCTTACAGGTAGCCGATATCGATTTCGTGTCGTACTGCCAGCGCGGAAAGAGCGTCGAAGGGATGACCAGAAAGGAGATCATCAAAGCGCTCCGGAACAAAGTGCCGGCGGAATTTACCGCTGAATACACAGGAAAAATCGACCAGGAGCAGCCGGAAAAAGCAATTCCGGCTGAGGCGACAGCACCGGCAGACGAAAAGGCTCCGGGTGCACAGGCCCGGGAACCGGAGAAGAAACAGGAAGAAACGGAGCAGGGAGTCCCGACAACGCTCGCAGACCACATTACGAACGTGAAAGGCCGTAACCTCGCCCGATTCCTCTCTTCCGACACCGCCGTCCTTATGGAGTCGAATGCCGCAGATCTGGAGACGGCTCTCGAGAGCTTGAATGGGAAGGTGGAAGGGCTCGTCGTCGACCGTGTGGTCGATCAGAGACTCCTCGACCGCCTCTGCGGGAAGAACCTCGAGTACGTCGCCGCCCGTGACTTCAAGGGAATCACCAAGCGGCCGGCATCCATCAGGCTTATAAAGATGGGGTAGCGGATTTTGGCGTGCAAATTTATATATGTTTATATTTACAATTTTTATTTCAGGGAGAGAATATGCACAAGGAAGAGCTTATACCGCTACATGGGATGCTTACCGAGATAAAAGACTTTTTTGAAATGATGAACCCTGAGTTGAAATTCTCACAGTATTACTCCCTCAAGATCGACCCGACGCAGGTTCATAAAAGTAAGATGGAGCACAAATACGCGATATTCGTCCTTGGAACCGAACTTGCAAACGCAATGAAAGATGTCGAGTTTTCGTCATCAGGCAGGATTTCGGCACGCATGCGGGAGCTCGCCGAAAAAACGTTGAAGGAAATCGAATATCTCCAGTAATCGGAAAGACACCGTTTCTCTGCATGGACTCCCTCACTGAGGGCGTCCTATGCCCCCTCCACCCGGTTCCGTCCGAACGGGCGCGCAGGGGCAGATCACTCTTAAGACCTCATCTCCCGTTCCTTCCCGATAAGGAACCCGGCAAGGAGCTTCGGGATGGGGGCTGCCATACAGTGCCAGTTCGGCGTCCCGTTCACTTCGAGAACGGTGTAATCCCGGCCGTCGAGGAGCAGGTCTACGCCGCAGTAATCGATCCCGACAGCGCGGGCTGCGGCCTCGGCGATCGAGGCCATCTCCGGGTCGACCGGGAGAGCCCTTCCGATCCCTCCCTGGTGGATATTATGCGTCAGGCTGTCGGAGACGCGCTCGATCGCGCCCACGGCCTCGCCGTCGATGACGAAGACCCGGAAATCCCGGTCGTTCCAGACGTACTCCTGCAGGTACCACGGCGGCGCCTCGAGATCGGCGACGTCGGTTATCAGCCGGATCCCGTTTCCGTCAAAGCCGTAGAGAGGCTTGTAGACGACTTTTCCGCACTCCTCGATGAAGGAGCGGGCTCTCTCGCACGAAGGTGTAAACAGCGTCCGGGGCGTATTCACGCCCTGGCGGAGGAGAAGCGCCGTCGTCGTCACCTTACAGGCACAGGTCACGATACTCTCCGGGGTATTCACGACGCAGTTGTCGAGAGCGAGAACGTTCAATGCCTCGAAATCATGGCCATTCTGCCGGATACCGCATGCCCAGATGAGCTCGCGCTCAAGGTTGCTCTCGAGCGGATCGAGGGAATCGAGATCGAGGATCCCGTATCCCGCTCCGGCCTTCTCAAGTTCGCTGATTACCTGCCCTGTGGAGTTATCGGTGGGCGTATCGGTCGGTTTTGGAACAATGTAGATCATGCTGTTCACGCCGTTCCCGGCCAGGGGCATACCATCTGCACCTGAACGGTTTGTACATACCCTTTTCTACCTGGGACAATAAAACCGGTGGTGAGGAAAAACGTGACCGAGACCCGGAGACGAGTAATTGCATGCGGAAATCCGCTCATGGGAAACGACGGAGCGGGAGCTTCCGTGCTACACCTCCTTATGGAGCTGAATCCCGAGATCGATGCGGTAGACGGCGGAACCGGCGGGCTCGGTCTCATCCCCCTCATGGAGGGTTACGATAAGATCGTGATTGTGGATGCCATGGTCGGGATCGG is a window encoding:
- a CDS encoding ATP-grasp domain-containing protein; the protein is MPLAGNGVNSMIYIVPKPTDTPTDNSTGQVISELEKAGAGYGILDLDSLDPLESNLERELIWACGIRQNGHDFEALNVLALDNCVVNTPESIVTCACKVTTTALLLRQGVNTPRTLFTPSCERARSFIEECGKVVYKPLYGFDGNGIRLITDVADLEAPPWYLQEYVWNDRDFRVFVIDGEAVGAIERVSDSLTHNIHQGGIGRALPVDPEMASIAEAAARAVGIDYCGVDLLLDGRDYTVLEVNGTPNWHCMAAPIPKLLAGFLIGKEREMRS
- a CDS encoding UPF0058 family protein; the protein is MHKEELIPLHGMLTEIKDFFEMMNPELKFSQYYSLKIDPTQVHKSKMEHKYAIFVLGTELANAMKDVEFSSSGRISARMRELAEKTLKEIEYLQ